One genomic segment of Actinomycetota bacterium includes these proteins:
- the hisC gene encoding histidinol-phosphate transaminase, protein MDFGRLIRSELDALTPYTPGLRASEVKEKTGAARIVKLSSNEFSAGPVLEAVRAIEAMALHANRYPDGSARALRGRISRWLDVPRDNVVVGAGSNELIRLIAQAVLRPGDECVFAWPSFVVYPIVTQMFGATAVPIPLKADDTHDLEAMADAITERTRLVFLCNPNNPTGTIYHRIAFERFLGRLPEHVLLVVDEAYFEFVADEHYPDALRYFDSAPALCVMRTFSKIYSLASLRIGYGVVPEPIRHAIERLREPFNTSALAQAAAYYSIPEHDEIERRRAENIESRDRMCEAFDQIGLEYAASHANFVYVKTDEPQRLFEALLAEGVIVRDFGASPALRVTVGDPEETAFAITAFERAYARLYG, encoded by the coding sequence GTGGATTTCGGCAGACTGATACGCAGCGAGTTGGATGCGCTGACTCCTTACACGCCGGGACTGCGTGCATCGGAGGTCAAGGAGAAGACCGGCGCTGCGCGTATCGTGAAGCTGTCGAGCAACGAGTTCTCGGCCGGGCCCGTGCTTGAGGCGGTTCGCGCGATCGAGGCCATGGCGCTGCATGCCAACCGATACCCGGATGGTTCGGCCAGAGCCCTTAGAGGCCGCATCTCGCGATGGCTGGATGTCCCCCGGGACAACGTCGTGGTCGGAGCCGGTTCCAACGAGCTCATTCGGCTCATCGCCCAAGCCGTACTCAGGCCCGGCGATGAGTGCGTGTTCGCCTGGCCAAGCTTCGTGGTGTACCCGATTGTCACGCAGATGTTCGGCGCGACGGCTGTTCCCATCCCGCTGAAGGCCGACGACACCCACGACCTCGAGGCGATGGCCGATGCGATCACGGAGCGCACCCGCCTTGTGTTCCTGTGCAATCCCAACAACCCGACCGGCACCATCTACCACCGCATCGCCTTCGAGCGGTTCCTCGGCAGGTTACCCGAGCATGTGTTGCTCGTCGTCGATGAGGCGTACTTCGAGTTCGTTGCCGATGAGCACTATCCCGATGCGCTGCGGTACTTCGATTCGGCGCCTGCGCTTTGCGTGATGCGCACGTTCTCGAAGATCTACTCGCTGGCAAGCCTGAGGATCGGTTACGGTGTGGTTCCCGAGCCGATCAGACATGCGATCGAACGCCTGCGCGAGCCCTTCAACACGAGCGCGCTGGCTCAGGCCGCTGCCTACTACTCGATTCCGGAGCACGATGAGATCGAGCGGCGGCGCGCCGAGAACATCGAGTCGCGGGATCGGATGTGTGAGGCATTCGACCAGATCGGACTGGAGTACGCCGCGAGCCATGCGAATTTCGTGTACGTGAAGACCGACGAGCCGCAGCGCTTGTTCGAAGCCTTACTCGCCGAAGGGGTCATCGTGCGGGATTTCGGCGCCAGTCCCGCACTGCGTGTGACGGTGGGCGACCCTGAGGAGACTGCGTTCGCTATCACGGCTTTCGAGCGAGCATATGCCAGACTTTACGGATGA
- a CDS encoding adenosylcobinamide-GDP ribazoletransferase: MIKDARRALALLTVAPDTRDPVDRSGATGWFPWVGLALGAVTVLPLAVVAALNADGGQGEIIARAAVLFAMLVVGIQGLLSRLVHFESFARLMHAVFKGKTPRERLALLETESITYVGAAAVALATFLYIAATTVVLGSDNEIWLLIAVPVLGRLSATFGAWFGSSATPDGLHAGMIGQPKPLTIIIAASALVLVAAGMFHFYDRTGLIWLAFAAFVALSIPHQLAEKFKGVTGDVMWASVLITEVIALVFAAIWLAW, encoded by the coding sequence ATGATCAAGGATGCGCGAAGAGCTTTGGCTCTGTTGACTGTTGCGCCGGATACTCGTGATCCGGTGGATCGATCTGGCGCCACAGGGTGGTTCCCCTGGGTCGGACTGGCGCTGGGCGCCGTCACGGTCCTACCGCTTGCTGTCGTGGCTGCGCTCAACGCCGACGGAGGGCAGGGGGAGATCATCGCGCGGGCGGCGGTGCTCTTTGCCATGCTCGTCGTGGGCATCCAGGGACTTCTCTCCCGCTTGGTGCACTTCGAGAGCTTCGCCCGTCTGATGCACGCTGTGTTCAAGGGGAAGACCCCGCGCGAGCGTTTGGCGTTACTCGAGACCGAGTCGATCACATACGTAGGGGCCGCCGCTGTTGCGCTCGCCACCTTCCTCTACATCGCTGCGACCACCGTTGTCCTGGGCAGCGACAATGAGATCTGGCTTCTGATCGCAGTGCCCGTGCTTGGGAGGCTATCGGCGACTTTCGGCGCATGGTTTGGCAGCTCCGCGACACCTGACGGCCTCCACGCAGGGATGATCGGCCAGCCTAAGCCACTCACAATCATCATCGCTGCTTCTGCGCTGGTGCTTGTCGCCGCTGGAATGTTCCACTTCTACGACCGCACCGGGCTTATCTGGCTTGCGTTCGCTGCCTTCGTCGCCCTGAGTATCCCGCATCAACTCGCCGAGAAGTTCAAGGGCGTGACGGGTGACGTCATGTGGGCGAGCGTGCTTATCACTGAGGTTATCGCTCTGGTCTTCGCTGCAATCTGGCTTGCTTGGTGA